GGAGCGTTTATCCCAGTCATCTTGATTGTACTAACGATGGTTTTCTTTCGAAAAAAGGAGCGGAAAACAGCTTGATAAATCTAAATGAAAAAGCACGCCCATTTGGAAATGAACTGTGCCCCCGTTTACGGACAGTTTAAAAAAGCGCCTATGCAGCTAATAAGTGGCCCAGGTATTGTACCAGGGTCATTTTATTTAAGCCCCATTGATAACGGTGATGGTTATATTCTTCGATTACTCGATCTACTTCTCTCTTAACCTCTTTTAAATTATCTAAGGATTTATACTCTGCTAAATCCTTAAAATGTCCAAAGAAGCTTTCCATTGGTGCGTTATCCCAACAGTTTCCCTTTCGGGACATTGATTGAGTTATGCCAAGCTTTTTCACTTTGCTTTGGAATAGAGGATGCGTATAGTGGACACCTTGGTCAGAATGTAACATGGCTTCTGGGTGAAAATGATTGCTGACAGCTACTTTTAACTTTTTTAACGTCTTATAGACGATATCCATCTCTAAAGATGTGGACAAGTGGTACGCAATAATTTCCCTTGTAGCTCCATCCTTTACGCAAGATAAATATGCTTTTTGACCCTTTCCAAAATAGAGATAAGTAATGTCAGTAAGCAGGACTTTCCCTGGTTCTTCCTGATTGAATTCTCGGTTAAGAAGGTTAGGGCAGGTTCGATGTTCCTGGGTTGCCTTGGCCATCTTACGATAGGGATTGGCCTTCCTTACTTTGGTTACAAGATTATATTTTGCCATTAGACGCCTAATTTTTTTGTGATTCATTATGGCTGTATAATCATTCTCCATAATCATTTTAATCTGGAGGGCACCTACTTTTTCCTTTTTGCTAATGAAAATTTCTTGGATTAACTCTATATCCAATTCATCCTGCTCGTCACGTTGTGCACGTAAAGGTGCAGCCTTCAACCAATCATAGTAGCCACTACGGCTTACACCTGCCAGTTTACACAGGAAGGAAACAGCTTTCTTTAACTGATGTATTCTTAACGTTTTCTCGATTAGAGAAAACTTTTCAGCTGCCGTTAAAATCGTTTCTTCTTCAGCGCCTGCCTTTCTAACTCTTCCAGCTTTTTTAGGAAGTCATTCTCTGCCTCAAGGAATTTAATTCTTGCCTCAGCTTTTCGTAATTTCTCTTCCACGGAAAGATGCTTTGAAGAAGGGCGTCCTGTACTCCCTTTGCCTCTGCGTTCTGTAAGGAAACCATCCTCTCCAAACCTTTTATACGAATCCCTCCAACGCCTAAGACAACGTTTAGGTTGATCTTTACCGATCATGTTGAGGTCAAAGCCATGTTCAATAAAGATTTGTGATGGTGTTTTTCCACTTTTGTAATCCGTAACTGCTTTTACCTTAAATTCCGGACTATACGAGATTGACCTTTCAGAAACGCTCACAACATTAGGATTCTTCTCAAGCTCTTTAATTTGGAATTCATTATAAATATTCTTACTCATGATAATCCTCCGCCCATATTCATTAAATCTATTGAAACACAAAAAACCCCGGAATAGGGGCACTTTTTTATCAGTGTCCGTTATCCAGGGTATAGTTCAAAAAATAAGGGGCGTGCTTTTTTTCTTTATTCTAAATCAATACAGCTCGGTCACTGTTCATTTTTTCTCCACGAATTCGTTGGAATTCAGCTAGAAGTCGGTCAATCGTTAAATCCTTCTTCTGTTCCTCATTTGCTTCGAAAATAATTTGACCTTTATCCATCATAATCAAGCGATTCCCAAGATCTAACGCCTGCTGCATATTATGCGTAACCATCAGCGTCGTCAAATGATATTCATTAACAATTTCCTTTGTTAATTGCGTCACCAGCTCAGCACGTGATGGATCTAGCGCTGCAGTATGCTCATCTAAAAGCAGAATTTTGGGCTCGGTAAAAGTCGCCATTAACAATGATAATGCTTGCCGCTCACCACCCGATAATAAACCGGCTTTCGCCTGCAAGCGGTTCTCCAAACCTAAATGAAGCATTTCTAGCTTCTCTTTAAAGAAATCACGTCGTTTTTTTGATAGTCCACTTCGCAAGCCTCGCACACCTACTCTTGAGTAGGCAATCGCCAAATTTTCTTCAATCGTCATTTTGGGTGCTGTACCAGCCATTGGATCCTGAAACACGCGGCCAATAAGCTTTGCGCGTTTGTGCTCTCTCACATTTGTCACGTTACTTCCATCAATTGAAACCGTCCCAATATCCGTGATGAGCTTCCCTGAAATAATGTTCATTAACGTCGATTTTCCTGCTCCATTACTACCGATAACTGTGACAAAATCCCCCTTTTTCATATTCAGACTAACATGATCCAAGGCGATTTTCTCATCTGGTGTACCTTCATTGAAAACCTTAAATATCTGATTTAATTGAAGCAAGCTGCTCACCACTTTTCTTTACTGAACTTTGACTTTTTCTTGCCTCTAACAGCCGTTTGCGCTTCCGTTTTCGTTCACGCTGTGCTCCCATTATTTTAGGAATTACAAGAGCAATGATGACAATGCAGGCTGTAATTAATTTCATATCACCTGTATCAAGAAATTCGACGCGAAGCGCAAGTGAAACGATGATACGATATAGAACCGCACCACCAATGACAGCTAGAGTTGCGCGTACGATACTTTTTGTTCCGAAGACAGCTTCACCGATAATGACAGAGGCAAGACCAATGACGATCATTCCAATCCCCATTCCAACATCGCTAAATCCACCGTACTGTGCAATCAATGCACCAGATAGAGCGACTAAACCATTAGAAATCCCTAAACCTAACGTTTTCAAGAAATCAGTATTAGCCGAGAAACTACGGATCATTGTTTCATTGTCACCAGTCGCACGAATGGCCAAACCTAAATCAGTTTTTAAAAACCAATCAATTGCAAATTTCACCACTAAAGTTAGTACAAGCATAACCAATAAGATGCCCCATGTTCTAGGAACATAATCTCCCAAGCCCATGCTGATAAACAGTGATTCAAGCCCAGCATCAATGCCTAGCTTGCTCCAAAAATCATTGATTTGGGTAATAACCGTTTCTTCTTGTAATAGTGGGACATTCGATTTCCCCATAATTCGTAGATTAATAGAGTAAAGGGCAATCATCATCAGAATTCCCGACAAAAGCGGATTTATTTTACCCTTTGTATGAAGTAATCCTGTTAATAATCCAGCTAGAACACCAGCCAGAAGTGCGGCAATTGTAGCCAGAACAGGACTAACACCCTCAACAATGAGAACAGCGGCGACAGAAGCTCCTGTTACGAAGCTCCCATCCACCGTTAAGTCCGGAAAATCTAATATTCTAAAAGAAAGGTAAACTCCTAAAGCCATCAGTGCATAAATGACACCAGCTTCTACAGAGCCAAATATTGCGGTAAACATATAACTCTTCCTTTCTATCATGGCTGTAATCTAGCTTTTTGCACTTGATGAGCCTTCTAATCATCGTAGAACGTAAACGATCACTCGCTCCATATGTTTAAACAATTGTTCTAAGTGTTATTTTGTAAATTCAGCCATTGAATTCCATTCATCTTTAATTTCAACGCCCATTTTTGATGCGGCATCCTTATTAATTAACAGCTTTAGTTTCTGAGGATATTGTACAGGAAGTTCACTTGGTTTTTTCTCACCTTTTAAAATTTGTGCAGCCATTTCACCTGCTTCATAGCCAATATCATAATAATCGAAGCCATAAGCTGCAAATCCACCGCGTTTTACTGAATCAAGTTCCCCTACAAATAGTGGTAATTTTTGTTCATTTGAAACTTGTACAACTGATTCTAACGCCGAAACAACTGTGTTATCGGTAATGATGTAAATCATATCAACCTTGCCAATTAAAGATTCAGCGGCCTGCTTTACTTCTGCAGACGTAGATACTGTCGCTTCAACTAATTTCAGATCCGTTCCCTTCATTGCCTTTTTAACAAGGTCAATTTGTGCAACTGAATTCTGTTCGCCGGCATTATAGATAACCCCAACATTTTTCCCTTCGAACTGTTCATCCATAAATTTAACGGTGTTTGGAATCGCATCAGGATGAGTATCGGTTGTTCCTGTAATATTAGCTCCTGGTTCGTCCATCGATTTAACTAGACCACCACCAACAGGATCGGTTACAGAAGTAAACACAATTGGGATATCCTTTGTTGCATTTAATGCTCCTAAAGCACTAGGTGTTGAATTGGCGAAAATTAAATCTACTCCATCACCAACAAAATTATTAGCTATACTTTGGTTATTATTTTGATCACCTTGTGCGATCTGAACATCAAAATCGACATCTAAACCTGCATCTTTAAGCGCCTTTTTAAAACCATCATATGCAGCATCTAACGATGGATGCTCGACGATTTGCGTCACACCCACTTTATATGTTTTTTTAGAGTCTTTATCATCTCCAGCTTTATCGGTTTCTTTACTGCTACAGCCAGTTAGTAGTAATCCGCCAATTAAGCCTGCTGTTACAAAACTTTTCCAGTTTTTCTTCACATTTCTTCCCCCATTCAGTTTTTTGCTTTTTCACATAACCGCTTTTATGCACTAAATTATATCGCAAAACTATTTTTAATTGCAAGTATTTTTAGATATTTCGAAAACCCTCTAAGAAACATTGTGTCAGAAATTGTTCGTTTCCTTTATTTTCAACATAAAATAAAGGATATCGATGTTAATATGAGCCCTGTCCTAACCAGAACAGAAGGTTGCTCAAAAACATCGGTATCCCCTTTTAAGTAGCTTTTTTTACTTTCCCTGTAAAATGTTTTGTCTTAACGCTCTTCTTAGTATTTTGCCAGTCGTATTTTTGGGAAGCTCTGTTAAAAACTGGATTGTTTTTGGGATTTTATATTTTGCTAAGGACTCTTGACAATAGGTAATAAGATTCTCTTCTGTTAGGAATGGATTTTTACTTACAACAAAACATTTTACTTGTTCACCAAATTCAGGGTCTGGAACGCCAAGAACAGCGACTTCAACTATGTCCAGATGGTTATATATCACTTCTTCAACCTCGCGTGGATATACATTGTAGCCACCGACAACAATCATATCCTTCTTCCGATCAACAATATAAAAATAGCCCTCCTCATCCTTTCTTGCTAAATCACCTGTATATAACCATCCATTGCGAATCGTAGCCTCCGTTTCTTCAGGCATTTTATAATAGCCTTTCATAACGTTAGGCCCTCGGACAATCAGTTCTCCAACCTCGCCAACTGGTAACTCCTCCCCTAATGGGTTGACAACTTTATTTTTCACATTCATAATCGACGTTCCAATCGAACCAGGTTTTCTAGGGCGATCTACCGGATTGAAGCAGGTAACAGGTGAAGCCTCAGAAAGACCATAACCTTCAGAAATGACAACTTGAAATTTCTTTTCAAAATTTTGAAGCAAAGCAACCGGCATAGATGCTCCACCGGAAATACATAAACGCAAGGAATGGAGATCGGCAGGATCACCGTCAGGATATTGCAGTAAAAATGAGTACATCGTCGGCACCCCAGCAAAAATGGTTGGCTTGTACCTTTTTGCTAGTGAAAAAACCTCTTTTGGACTGAATTTTGGCTCAATTAATAAAGTACCACCACACATTAATGGTGCATTTAAGGCAACGGTTAAGCAAAACACATGAAACATTGGCAGGACCGTTATGATGCGATCTTCTTCGTTCATTCGCAAATATTTTCCAGGTATCTCTTGCATTTCGATATAAATTTTGATGAGTTAGCATTGCTCCCTTTGGTTTGCCTGTCGTTCCTGAGGTATATAAAATAACGGCTGTTTCATCACTATCAAGCTGAGGCCATGAAAAATCTGACACGTCTATATTCATAACACCTGAAAGCGATTTCATTTTTTCGTTATTGATTTTGACAGGAGGCTCATTATCGATAGTTGCTTCGCAGATGATAAAGTGCTGAATTGACGGTAGAATTGTATCTATTTTTTCAACTAATGGAAGTAAAGGCTCTGCAGCAATAACAGCCTTAACATCCCCATTCATCACGATATAGCTAATTTCGTCAGGGGTATAAATGGGATTGATGGGTATAGCAGTAGCTCCAACGCGCAGAACACCATATAGACTGATAATAAATTGAGGGGAATTTCCTAATAATAAAGCGACGTGATCTCCTTTTTTGATGCCTAAGCTTTGAAGACCTGCTGCAAATTTTGTAATAGAAGCGTCTAACTCTGCGTAGGAACATGATTGGCCATTAAAGATGTAAGCAGTTTTTTGCGGAAGATTCTTCGAAATTTCATGCAATTGCCAGCTTAAATTCATTTCCTTCTCCCCTTTACCCATATACATTTATGAATGGCGATTCATTCATTTTGAAAATTGTAAATTTTCTAAATACATCATAATACATTCCGATACCACATTCAAGAAAATAAATCTATATTCTGTGTTTTAATCATTTTATTACGCCTTTACGAACTAATTATTCTGTTTTATCCAAAATAAAATAAGATCCTCCCACTAAAAAAAACGGTGCATTTGCACCGTTTCTTATCTCAATTAATAAAGTAATTGAACGAATTCTTCTTTCGTAATATTCCCAAAGAAATGTTTAATTTCTATTTCAGAAAGCGCATCCTCGATTGCCTTCTTTTCATAGTTTATTCCAGTAAGCAGTCTTTCAATATCACACACATTTCCGACCCCAAAGAAATCCCCAAATATTTTGCACTGTTCAATTTGGCCCTTATGAACCTCAAGGCGAATATCAATTTGTCCTATTGGGAAGCGATGCGAATGCTGCAAATTAAATTTTGGTGATTTGCCATAATTCCAATCCCAATTTTGATACCGTTCCTTAGATAGCTGATGAATCTGCTCCCAATCATCATCTGTTAAGACATATTCAGGAATTTCTTTGTCTGTTCCGAATATACTTTGCAAAAGTTTTAAGCGAAATTCCTCAATCGTGATTTTGTTTGATAAAAATTCAAAGATATTTGCAACACGACTGCGAATCGATTTAATTCCCTTTGATTCAATTTTGTCCTTTTTTACCTTTAATGCGGAAACAACACTGTCGATTTCCGAATCAAACATTAGCGTTCCATGACTAAACATTCTTCCTTTAGTCGAGAATTGAGCATTACCAGAAATTTTCCGCCCTTCAACAACAAGATCATTCCTACCACTTAATTCTGCATTCACACCAAGCTGTTGAAGCGCCTCAATCACTGGTTGTGTAAACTTCAAGAAATTATGAAAACTCTCGCCATCATCCTTCGTGATAAAGCTGAAATTCAAGTTACCTAAATCATGATAAACAGCTCCACCTCCTGAAAGACGACGCACGACTTGAATTTCATTTGCTTCGACATATTCTGTGTTGATTTCCTCAATCGTATTTTGATTTTTCCCAATAATAATCGATGGAGAATTTATGTAAAACAATAAATACGTTTCATTAATATCTAAATTTTTTAAGGCGTACTCTTCAATCGCTAAATTGATCCGAGCATCTGTAATTCCTTTGTTATCAATAAATAACATTTTACACACTCCCTTATGTATAGAGTTAAATGTCTACAACCATATCTTGAGCAGCCAATACAATCGCACCCGCGTAATGCTGTGAGGCTTCCATAACAAGCTGCTGTAAATCTCCGAAATGCGGAAGATGGGTAAGGATCAGTTTCTTCACATTAGCTTGTGCGGCTAGAGTGCCGGCATCGAAGCTTGTCATATGCCCTGCCCCTTTTCCATTCATGTTGCCAAATAGGTTACATTCACATAACAGCAAATCGGCGTCCTTGCTAAAGTCGATTAGTTCTTCTTTAAACGCTGTATCAGCTGTATACACGAATACCTTTTGATCTGCTTCGATTCTCATCGCATAGCATGGTACAGGATGCTCTGTTCGTAAAAAGCGAATCGTAAGCGGCCCAACATTAATGGTTGCTTTCGGGTCATAAGCAACACCATTTGTTATGTTTTTATAGGTAAGCTTTGAAAACTCCAGGCTGTTTAAAGCATGTCCATATATAGGTAAGCACGGTACTTGATTACCCAAAAATCCTTGGATTAAAAGCGCATGCTGAAGTACACCAATATCAGCTATATGATCCGCATGATAATGGGACAGGATCAATCCATTTAGTTCTTCTGGCTTAATTAAGTTCTGAAGCTTGGATAAAACCCCGCTCCCACAATCAACGAGTAAATTGTATCCATTTTGCTTAAGCAGATACCCTGAGCTTGCTTCATTTGCTTTTGGATAACCACCCCAACAACCAACAATTGATAGTTGCATGCTCTTGCCTCCAGTCGCCATTTCTATTTAAAGTTCACAGTATTACTATACTCGATTACGCCCATTTTTTACATTTTAACTAAATTGTTTTAAAACACATATTGACTGTTGATTTGTGTTATACTACAATCAAACTAACATTTCAAATATTCACACATTTTCAATCAAAAAGGAGGATTTTCACCATGCTAGAAAACGCCTTAGAATTTTTCAGAAATTTACCACCGAAAAACTGTACTGAATGCGGTGATGTGATTGAAGAGCAACATGAATGTTACGGTAACAAATGTGAAAAGTGTTTAAGTGTTACAGCCTAAACTTCTAATTGGATATCTACCATTACTTTCTTATAAAAAATCACCCCAAAAAATTGGGGTGATTTTCTGTTACTCAGTTAATGTTGCTGCTGAGAAACGTCGCTTATGCATCATGGTGAAATAAGAAATCGTACCTGTAATAAAGGCAAGGATATACAAGCCTAAAATGACAACATTTTGCCACAAGCTCGCAAAATCTCCGCTTGAAATGACATCTTTAAATCCTTTAACACTGTAGGTCATCGGTAAGAATGCATTAAAGTGTTGAAGAAAATCTGGTATCAATTCCAGCGGGAAGGTTCCTGCACTGGTTGTTAATTGTAAAATCAAGATAATAATCGCAACAAACCGTCCAGCATCCCCTAACGATGTAACTAACATCTGTACTAACGTGATAAAAGTTAGACTTGTTACAATGGCAAAGAGAAGAAATAACGGGATATTTTGAACCTCAATCCCTAAACCAACTACTATAACCAATACGGCAAGTAACGCTTGGATGATCCCTATGACAGAAATAACAGCAAATTTACTTAAGAACCAGCTGAAGGCATTTTTAGGTTTGCCAACTGATTCACGTAATGGGAAGACGATTGAAAGCAATAATGCACCAACAAATAGGCCGAGTGAAAGAAAATAAGGTGCAAATCCAGTCCCATAATTCGGTACTTCATTCACTTTTTCATTTTTCACCTCAACGGGTGCAGCCATCATATTATAGGTCTTGTTAGAGCCGTGAACTGAGGCAGTTTGCTCTGCCCCCTCAGCTAATTTTGATGCTAATTCCTGTGAACCATTCGTCAGTTTTTCATTTCCATCTACTAGTTGTTGTGATCCAGCTGCTAATTTGCCAGCACCATCAACTATTTTTGTCGTTCCATCAGCAAGCTTCGTCACACCATTAGATAATTCATCCGAACCTTGTGCTAGAGCTTTAGAACCGCTACTTGCTTGAGCCAATTTTTCATTAAACAATTTCATTCCAGCAATGAATTTCTCCTGTCCAGTCACAATGGTGTTAGCACCGGTTTCCAACCTGACACTTCCGTCAGAGATTTGACCGATTCCAGATTGTAGAAGTTTTTGTCCTGCCGCAAGATTTCCTAACCCTGTTGATAAATTTTCTCCTCCAGCAGCAATGCTTCCAGCAGCACTTGCAAGTCCTGCATTGCCAGCAGATAATTGCTTTGTACCATCCGATAGTTTTGTTAAAGTCGTACGTAAGGCCTCCTGCTGTTCAGGTGGCAACTGGCTTATAATCGGCTGCAATTGCTGCTCTAGCCCTTGAACACCTAAATTTATTTGTTTAGCAGAATCGGATGCAGTTTGCGCACTTGTCTGCCATTGTTGTAATGAAGAAGTTAATTTTTGCTCACCTGTTTGCAGTTGTTCCGTGCCAGCTATCAACGCAGGAATTTTTGCCTCAACCTGCTCCAGTCCTGATTTCGATTGCGATAAACCCGCAGCAAGTTCACTCTCACCTGTTAAAAGCTGCTCTGAAGCAGTTTCAAGCCGCTTATGCCCTTCCCCAAGCTCTGATAATCCACCAGAAAGGGTGTTAACACCTGTTGCCAATACCACGGAACCAGCATTTGCCTTGTTTATTCCAGTTTGAAACTGTAGTGATTTCGCTGCTAATTCTGATAATGATGATGATAAAGTTTCAGAACCACCCTGTAACTCTTTTGCACCCTGGGCTACTTTCCCAGCGCCATCACTAGCCTGATCCATTCCGTCGGAAATTTCGCCCACTTTATCAAACAATGTTTGTGCATATGTTTCTGATACCTTTTCAGCAACAGATGCTTTTATTTTTCGATTGCTGTTCCACCAATTTGTGAAGAGAGAAAGTTATAACTCTCGTTTGGTACATAAACAAGCTTTAACTTTTTCGGATCCTTCTCGAGCAAAGTCGTTGCATTTTCTGAAAAGTCACTTGGTATATCTATTAACAAATAATATTTTTGCTGTTTTAGTTCATCTAAGGCTTTCGATTTTTCATTTACTATATGAAATTGAAACTCAGCACTTTCCTTAAGCTTCTCAGTCAAATCTTTTCCTAAATTAATCTTTTTACCATCAAAGCTTGCGCCACTGTCTTCATTGACAACTACAACTGGAAGATCCGCTAAGCGTTCATATGGATCCCAAAATGCCCAGAGAAACATTCCAGCGTACAAAACAGGGATGAATAATATTGCAATCACAGGAATTAGCAGCTTTTTATTACGAAGTATCGCAAGCCATTCTCCCTTAATTAAATTCCCTTTCAAGTTAAAGCCTCCTCAAATATCTTATTGACCATTTTGTTCATTTAGTCATTTTATCGCAAAAGAAAAGACTATCTAGTCTCCTATTTAGATAATCCTTTCACGATATATCTTTCAAATAGTTTTGCTATTTCTTCCTTTGATAGTGGTACGTGCCTTTTTTCCCAATCAAAAATCAAGGCAATGTACATTTTAATAATAATAAACGCAGTTATTTCCGGGTCACAGCTCTCTATTTCCTTTCTTTCTACCCCAATGATCAGCTTTTCCTTAATATAGCTAATAATGGTTTGCTCAACCTTCGCAATCACTTCTTGAACTGCCAGTGTCCCCATTTCCCTTTCTTCCTGAAAAAGCTTGATCATCAATTGATGCTGACTACGAAATTCAATCATTTTGAACAGAGCACGATGCAGATTTTCATGGAAATGAAGCGCTGGATCGATTGCTTCATCTGCTGCTGCTTTCATTTCGAAAATTAAACCTGAAATAATTTCATCAAACAGCTCTTCTTTATTTTTAAAAAAGGTATAAATCGTTCCTTTCCCAACGTTGGCCAATTTGGCGACTTGGTCCATTGTCGTTGCCTTAAATCCAAATAAAGAAAATGATTTTGTCGCAGCCTCTAGTATCATCTGTTTTCGATTTACTCCCAACACTGCACCTCTTTTCTTGATAAAAATGACCAGATGAACAATTTGGTCATTCGGTATGAAAATAATTTATCAAATAACAAATGAAATTGCAAGTAAAAAAAGCAAAAGCACCCTCCAAAACTTTATACCATTTCCACTTACAAAAAAAGCAACTGCTTAAGAAACAGTTGCTTTTTGTAAGTATTGAAGCACTTTCTTGACTGCTGCCTCTGCTTGGTCAATACAATCGGGCACACCAATTCCTTGATAGGAGCTTCCGGCAAGAAAAATGCCTGGTAGCTCTTCTGCCATCATTTCCGTAACTGAATCTATTCGTTTCTGATGGCCGACTGTGTATTGTGGCATCGAATCCTTCCAGCGTGTCACTACGGATAATTCTGGTTTTTCTGTTATGTCCATTGTTTTGTTTAAATCATCTAGGACAATATTTATTATCTCATCATCTGACAAGTCAACAATTGTCTCATGACCTGGTCTCCCAACATAGCAACGGAGTAAAACCTTACCCTTCGGTGTACTGTGCGGCCATTTTTTATGTGTCCACGTACAAGCTGTGATTGAAAAGTCACTATTTCTTGATACAACGAAGCCTGTCCCATTTATGTCCTTTTTTATCGCCTTTTCGGGAAATGCAAGGGCGACAGTAGCGACCGAGGTTGCAGGGACATCTTTAAAAACAGAGAAATAATTGTATTTAGAAAAGATCGATGATGCGGTAAGATGCGGAACGGCCACAACAACACTGTCAGCCATGATTCTTTCTCTACTATTTAACTCTATCTCATATTCCTCTCCAGCTTTTGTAACCGCCTCGACACGGTAGCCCTTAATGACAGATTGTGGTTGAAGCTTCGATTCGATTGCTTCGACAAAGGATTGCAAACCTGTTTCAACAGTTAAGAAAACCCCCTTTTTCTTCGAAGAGCCTTCCGTGCTTTTTGACTTTTGCGGTGATGTTTTTCTCATTCCAAGAATTAAACTGCGGTATTTTTGCTCCACCTGATAAAACTGTGGAAATGTAGACATTAAGCTAAGCTGATCAATATCCCCAGCATAGATTCCCGATAAGAGAGGTTCAATTAAATTTTCCAATACCTCATCCCCCAACCGGCGCCTAAAGAAATGTCCTAGTGACTGATCCTCCTTCATGCATGATCTCGGGATCAGCAAATCAGCCGCCGCTCTCATCTTACCAGTTACTGAGAATAACTGGGTTGTGATAAAAGGACCTACTTCCGTTGGAATTCCCATAATCGAGCCACCTGGCATCGGGTATATCCGCTCATTTGCAAGAATAAAGGATTGACCTGCCGAATTGTTTACGAGAAGATGGTCTATTCCCACCTCCTTCGCAAGTCGCAAGGCACTCTGTTTCCGCTCGAGGAACGAATCAGGACCTCTTTCAATAACATACCCATCTTGAACAACCGTTTGTATTTTTCCACCGAGCCGATGAGATGCTTCAATTAGCTTCACTTCAAAAGGTAGGTTATGTTCGGCAGCATGCTTTTGCAAGTAGTAGGCTGTTGCGAGACCTGTTATTCCGCCCCCAATAATAACTACCCTTTGTTTTTTTTCTAACATGGTAAAACCCTTCTTTTCAATAAATTCATTAATGATCAGACAATTTTTTTAATACGACTGTAGCCATTGCATCAATAAATTCCGGCTGAGAGTTTGGCATCTCTGGTCGATAATAGCTAGCACCTACTCTGTCTGTCACTGCCTTACATTCTGTATCATTGTCATATAGTACTTCTAAATGGTCAGCGACAAAACCAACTGGAGTGAAGACAAATGCTTTATAGCCCTCTTTTTCAAATAATTCAGAGGTTAAATCCTGTACATCAGGACCAAGCCAAGGCTCCGGAGTATTCCCCGCACTTTGCCAGCCAACTGTATAATTTTTTATTCCCGCTTCTGTTGCGATCAGATCTGCCGTTTCTTGAAGCTGTTCTGGATATGGATCGCCTAGTTGGACAATTTTTTCTGGAAGGCTGTGGGCTGAAACGATTAGCATCGCATGTTCTTTTTCCTCAACAGGCATTTGCTCAAATGTAGTTTTAACCTTGTTAGCCCAATAACCAATAAACTTTGGTTCCTGATACCAGCTTTCTACTGATACAATCGAAGGACCTCCAAGTTTTTCAGCCTCTTCCTGTGCTCGTCCATTATATGATTTTATACTGAAGGTTGAAAAATGAGG
The DNA window shown above is from Bacillus sp. T3 and carries:
- a CDS encoding TetR/AcrR family transcriptional regulator; the protein is MILEAATKSFSLFGFKATTMDQVAKLANVGKGTIYTFFKNKEELFDEIISGLIFEMKAAADEAIDPALHFHENLHRALFKMIEFRSQHQLMIKLFQEEREMGTLAVQEVIAKVEQTIISYIKEKLIIGVERKEIESCDPEITAFIIIKMYIALIFDWEKRHVPLSKEEIAKLFERYIVKGLSK
- a CDS encoding YhgE/Pip domain-containing protein; translated protein: MDQASDGAGKVAQGAKELQGGSETLSSSLSELAAKSLQFQTGINKANAGSVVLATGVNTLSGGLSELGEGHKRLETASEQLLTGESELAAGLSQSKSGLEQVEAKIPALIAGTEQLQTGEQKLTSSLQQWQTSAQTASDSAKQINLGVQGLEQQLQPIISQLPPEQQEALRTTLTKLSDGTKQLSAGNAGLASAAGSIAAGGENLSTGLGNLAAGQKLLQSGIGQISDGSVRLETGANTIVTGQEKFIAGMKLFNEKLAQASSGSKALAQGSDELSNGVTKLADGTTKIVDGAGKLAAGSQQLVDGNEKLTNGSQELASKLAEGAEQTASVHGSNKTYNMMAAPVEVKNEKVNEVPNYGTGFAPYFLSLGLFVGALLLSIVFPLRESVGKPKNAFSWFLSKFAVISVIGIIQALLAVLVIVVGLGIEVQNIPLFLLFAIVTSLTFITLVQMLVTSLGDAGRFVAIIILILQLTTSAGTFPLELIPDFLQHFNAFLPMTYSVKGFKDVISSGDFASLWQNVVILGLYILAFITGTISYFTMMHKRRFSAATLTE
- the hemH gene encoding ferrochelatase, which translates into the protein MSKKKMGLLVMAYGTPTREEDIERYYTHIRRGRKPSPEMLEDLKNRYEAIGGISPLARITLDQAKKLEEHLNIIQDEIEFKMYLGLKHIEPFIEDAVKQMYEDGISEAVSIVLAPHFSTFSIKSYNGRAQEEAEKLGGPSIVSVESWYQEPKFIGYWANKVKTTFEQMPVEEKEHAMLIVSAHSLPEKIVQLGDPYPEQLQETADLIATEAGIKNYTVGWQSAGNTPEPWLGPDVQDLTSELFEKEGYKAFVFTPVGFVADHLEVLYDNDTECKAVTDRVGASYYRPEMPNSQPEFIDAMATVVLKKLSDH
- the yhfH gene encoding protein YhfH; the protein is MLENALEFFRNLPPKNCTECGDVIEEQHECYGNKCEKCLSVTA
- a CDS encoding MBL fold metallo-hydrolase, producing MQLSIVGCWGGYPKANEASSGYLLKQNGYNLLVDCGSGVLSKLQNLIKPEELNGLILSHYHADHIADIGVLQHALLIQGFLGNQVPCLPIYGHALNSLEFSKLTYKNITNGVAYDPKATINVGPLTIRFLRTEHPVPCYAMRIEADQKVFVYTADTAFKEELIDFSKDADLLLCECNLFGNMNGKGAGHMTSFDAGTLAAQANVKKLILTHLPHFGDLQQLVMEASQHYAGAIVLAAQDMVVDI
- a CDS encoding YhgE/Pip domain-containing protein — encoded protein: MKGNLIKGEWLAILRNKKLLIPVIAILFIPVLYAGMFLWAFWDPYERLADLPVVVVNEDSGASFDGKKINLGKDLTEKLKESAEFQFHIVNEKSKALDELKQQKYYLLIDIPSDFSENATTLLEKDPKKLKLVYVPNESYNFLSSQIGGTAIEK
- the hemY gene encoding protoporphyrinogen oxidase yields the protein MLEKKQRVVIIGGGITGLATAYYLQKHAAEHNLPFEVKLIEASHRLGGKIQTVVQDGYVIERGPDSFLERKQSALRLAKEVGIDHLLVNNSAGQSFILANERIYPMPGGSIMGIPTEVGPFITTQLFSVTGKMRAAADLLIPRSCMKEDQSLGHFFRRRLGDEVLENLIEPLLSGIYAGDIDQLSLMSTFPQFYQVEQKYRSLILGMRKTSPQKSKSTEGSSKKKGVFLTVETGLQSFVEAIESKLQPQSVIKGYRVEAVTKAGEEYEIELNSRERIMADSVVVAVPHLTASSIFSKYNYFSVFKDVPATSVATVALAFPEKAIKKDINGTGFVVSRNSDFSITACTWTHKKWPHSTPKGKVLLRCYVGRPGHETIVDLSDDEIINIVLDDLNKTMDITEKPELSVVTRWKDSMPQYTVGHQKRIDSVTEMMAEELPGIFLAGSSYQGIGVPDCIDQAEAAVKKVLQYLQKATVS